The Cicer arietinum cultivar CDC Frontier isolate Library 1 chromosome 1, Cicar.CDCFrontier_v2.0, whole genome shotgun sequence genome contains the following window.
cgaTTAAAATCCTCATTTATTATCTCAATTATTACTCGAGTTTGATACTCATTCAATTTTccgtgtaaatttttttatgccaTATCACAGTTATCTAAACATAAAcataacttttaaattatttattataaaagtcaAACATATCTATTGATTAAGAAGTTGTAATTAATCGATAAtgtaacaataaaattaataatatataaattaaataataaattatcttttaataaaatatttcatcttttaaaaatttaaaattaatttcaaattataaaatgtaattacatttttatttgaaaaataattccttctttttatgattttttattttctattttaaaaaaatataagtttatttaactaaattataatctataatataaatttattcatGCTATCTTAATTTAGttgactaataaaataaaaattaatatgttaactTCTAAAAAGatacttaatttaatattttttacagaggaaacttaatttaatataagTTACAGTGTATATGGTAATATATGAAAAACTTGAATATGCTATCACATATACTATTAATTAGCTATTCTTATTTCTTACTGTTAATTTTACCGAGCTATCCTAATTTAACCAAAAGTCagttttcaattaaaaaatatattttaattttcaaataaatgataaGCTATTTTTGTAACCCACACTTAAATCACCAACcaatttactaaaagaaaaatttacaagaaaaagGTAGTAACGTAACAATTTTGGTATAGTACTTCAATGTAATAATTTATACGTAATCAAATTCAGATTCCATTTCATTTTTTcatctttgtattttttatttctttccatTATGTGATGGTGTATTGCAGTGTTACTCAATTGATGGTATACAAAAAGGATGCAACCAAATCTCTAAGACAACTATAGAATATAATAACCCCTTTATGCAATATACGTTTGACTTTTGAGTCAATTCTCCTTTTGTTGACCcttaaacaaattcaaatttatgttagATCTACATTCATAGAATggttgattaaaaaaaagaaaaattactcCTAcactcttttaatttaattttcaggTAATAATtgagttctttatttttatttttttatttgatcttttatttaattttaaattttttatatcttaacatgtaaataatgttatattttttaacagaaactcagaaaatttatcaaaattgtcGAGTAAAatctataatattaattatcatcaaatttattatttaaaccttcaaataaactcatattttcatctccaacaatataaaattcatcaaataaagaatggaaatatgagtttatttaaattatgaattttcttgaagttagtattgaattttataggttttgtttAAAGATTTTGACatagtgtttgagtttttgtaAAAGAAGGATAACTCTTGCGTATAGAAAAAATCAGATTAGAAGGAGAGAACTCGCGACTCACCTTATGTACTAAATTGATTCTTCGGTGGATATCAGTCCGGATTGTGCCAAACTAAAAAAACGAAGTCTCACGCTCCTTAGAATTGTTACTTTTGCGAATCTTTCTTGCAAGAATGTTATGATaatgatgaaaaaaatttaacagGAAGCAATAGTGAGTACAGCAATAGCTGGAGCAATCATAGGAGCTGCAGTTGGAGGATGGATGAATGATAAATTTGGAAGGAAAGTAGCCATACTAGTTGCAGATGTCCTCTTTTTAATAGGGGCAGTTATAATGGCTGCATCTCCAAATCCAGCTACTCTTCTTGCTGGTAGAGTACTTGTTGGTCTTGGTGTTGGTATGGCTTCAATGGCTTCTCCTTTGTACATTTCTGAAGCTTCTCCAACTAGAGTTCGAGGCGCTCTCGTTAGTCTCAACAGTTTTCTCATCACTGGTGGACAATTCCTTTCCTATCTCATCAACTTGGCCTTTACTAAGGTGACACAACTAACTATATAGATTTAATTGATATGCACTGACAGACAGTCTGTATAAATATTGAATACCAAAATTCTTTAATCTAATTTGAatttcattcattatttttattttttaagctCTGAATTAATTTGAGCATGTTTTTTCATTCAGGCACCAGGAACATGGAGGTGGATGTTAGGGGTAGCAGCAGCACCTGCTGCTATACAAATTGTACTAATGTTGTCACTCCCCGAATCACCTCGTTGGTTATACCGAAAGGTTAGTTCATCATCATTAGTCAATAATAGTACGTTAACTAGACCATATGATCAAAATCAGACGATCTGCTGATTAATGAAAGTCTAAAATAAAAATCCGGACTAATGAAGCATGgtggttttgttttgtttcccATAGGGCAAGGAGGAAGAAGCAAAACTAATTCTAAAAAAGATATATGAAGTTGAGGACTATGACAATGAAATCCAAGCTTTAAAGGAATCAGTTGAAATGGAACTTAAGGAAACAGATAAAATAAGCATGATGCAACTTCTAAAGACAACAACAGTTAGAAGAGGTTTATATGCAGGTGTTGGACTAGCATTTTTCCAACAATTTGTTGGCATCAACACAGTGATGTATTATAGTCCCTCAATTGTTCAATTAGCTGGTTTTGCATCAAACAGAACAGCACTTCTTCTATCACTCATAACTTCTGGTCTTAATGCATTTGGTTCAATTTTGAGCATATATTTCATTGACAAGACTGGTAGAAAAAAACTTGCTTTAATAAGTTTAACTGGTGTTGTTCTCTCTTTGGCTCTTTTGACTGTTGTTTTTCGTGAGACTGAAATTCATTCACCTATGGTTAGTGCTTTGGAAACCTCTCACTTCACCAATAATACTTGTCCTGAATTCAAAGCTGCTGTTAACAATGATAGATGGAATTGTATGAGGTGTTTAAAGGCTTCTTCACCTACTTGTGGTTTTTGTGCTGCTCCTCATAATAAGGTAAATCTCAAAACCATTTTCcctataaacaaataaatatttaattaccatatactaacaatattattaaattttgcagCTCTTGCCAGGAGCATGTTTGATTTCAGATGGTGGAAAGCATATGTGTGGCAATGAAGATAGATCATGGTACACAAGAGGTTGTCCAAGCAACTTTGGTTGGATTGCACTAATAGGCTTAGCTCTCTACATAATATTCTTCTCACCAGGAATGGGAACTGTTCCATGGGTTTTAAACTCTGAAATATATCCATTAAGATACAGAGGAATTTGTGGAGGAATAGCATCAACAACAGTTTGGGTTTCAAATCTTGTTGTTTCACAATCCTTTTTGTCTTTGACTGAAGCAATTGGACCAGCATGGACTTTCATGTTATTTGGTATTATTGCTATTATTGCCATTTTCTTTGTCATTGTTTTTGTGCCAGAGACCAAAGGTTTACCAATTGAGGAAGTtgagaaaatgcttgaacaaagaTCTGTGCAGATTAAGTTTTGGAAGAAGAGAGATTCTGGATCTGTAAAGTAGAAATATTTGACTCTAGTTATTACCTTTTAGGTGAACTATGGTTGTTTCACATTGCTTTTCTTTTGGGTATGAATTAATGTTCAAATGGGTAGTTGATTAGTTGGATTGTTGAAAATTCTCATGAAATCTCTAGATCATTGAGGATTTATGATACTCTTCACTATTAggaaataataaatactatttCAAATTCACAAATGACCTATTAAATGAAGcatttaaagttaaaaacacttaaaattGTATGAGTCTTCCTATACACATGAGTTAAGGTGTCCACTTTAcataaacattaaaattattacagtCGATCATATTGATGATCTCTAAAATTGTAAGATCTCTAATTTGTGAGCATACACACTATTGTTCTATGTAACAATCTTTATGGTTGTCTTTGTCAACATTAAAACAAGAATTGTTCAATTATCTACCAAATGATCTTATAAGTTATTTTCGAATGCATATATAAGATCATTCGTAAGACTTCTCACAACTAaagtattgaaaaatatttaagtttgtGAATCTCCATATTTTTTATGAGGCAAAAATTGAGACTAAAATAGTCTCCTTTAGTGATTGAGGTATCCCACAATATAACGTCTTTTGCgtcaaatatatttacaactttATTGATATAGCATTTTTGTGATAATCCAAGGATACCATTAGAATAATCTTTAA
Protein-coding sequences here:
- the LOC101508597 gene encoding probable inositol transporter 2 isoform X2 translates to MEGGVPEADMSAFRECLSLSWKNPYVLRLAFSAGIGGLLFGYDTGVISGALLYIRDDFKSVDRKTWLQEAIVSTAIAGAIIGAAVGGWMNDKFGRKVAILVADVLFLIGAVIMAASPNPATLLAGRVLVGLGVGMASMASPLYISEASPTRVRGALVSLNSFLITGGQFLSYLINLAFTKAPGTWRWMLGVAAAPAAIQIVLMLSLPESPRWLYRKGKEEEAKLILKKIYEVEDYDNEIQALKESVEMELKETDKISMMQLLKTTTVRRGLYAGVGLAFFQQFVGINTVMYYSPSIVQLAGFASNRTALLLSLITSGLNAFGSILSIYFIDKTGRKKLALISLTGVVLSLALLTVVFRETEIHSPMVSALETSHFTNNTCPEFKAAVNNDRWNCMRCLKASSPTCGFCAAPHNKLLPGACLISDGGKHMCGNEDRSWYTRGCPSNFGWIALIGLALYIIFFSPGMGTVPWVLNSEIYPLRYRGICGGIASTTVWVSNLVVSQSFLSLTEAIGPAWTFMLFGIIAIIAIFFVIVFVPETKGLPIEEVEKMLEQRSVQIKFWKKRDSGSVK